The Ananas comosus cultivar F153 linkage group 22, ASM154086v1, whole genome shotgun sequence genome segment ataataaaaattcaaagaaatttttgtttttcacaTGTAATATCACGTTTCACATATCGCAGTGagttgtaatatattttttacgattCCATCGAAAAGAAGAGGCATATCTTTATATGTTTTCGTCCCAACTCTATTTTACTTAGTAGTAACGTTAAACGAGTTTCAATACCAAACGGGCTCTAAATAGTTTTTCCGAGAGTGGGACAAGCTGGACATAAGCCCAACCTAAAAGTTTCTCGGCCCAAACCATAGTATTAGAAGAATTAGTGAAGTAATTTATACACCAAAAGTAGTTATGGTCCAAACAAACCACGCTCATATATACATTGTAACGacctgacccgctagcaataataactcgttcggcccaaaatgcttaataCCGGTTATTATTATAGGAGTGCAAAGCCTTTTATAATTCGATTAGAATCATTTTTTTATCTGATGTGGAACTATTGGTTTGTTACATATATGATATTTCACAGGATTTAGGTTGTAACCTAGAAAAGTTTGCGCATTTGGAAATTGATTTTTCCGCAATAAGAGTTTATTTTGTTCTCTGCAGTGGATTATGCACGACTGGAGCGACGAGCACTGCGTGAAGATACTGAAGAACTGCTGGAAGGCGCTGCCGGAGAACGGGAAGGTGATCATTGTGGAGTCCATCCTCCCCGTGACCCCCGAGGCGACCCCGAGCGCGCAGGGCGTGTTCCACGTCGACATGATCATGTTGGCGCACAACCCCGGTGGGAAGGAGCGGACCGAGAAGGAGTTCGAGGCGCTCTCCAAGGAGGCCGGCTTCGCGGGGTTCAAACCGCTTTACGTGTACGCGAATTCATGGGCTATTGAATTCACCAagtagagagagggagagagagataagagggaagaggaggaggaggagagggatgAGATTTGAATTGTGAGCTGATCCTTGGTTCTATGTGTTATTATTGCTTGGTTGTTGGTTTGTTAAGTGGTGGTGGTGTTCTAATTGTGTTCCTATACtatgataaaaatgtataagagTACTCCTAAATgatctttattttataaatactgCCTTGTTTCCTTTtgtagaactctctctctctcacatacaCATTTaggtttgtttgtttgtttgtttgtttttttttttgtttttttttttgagagataggtagcacgctatcacttcgtttattttatttagaaataaacttagttggaaatgtgaatcaactagatttCGAAcatgggtctcggataccaaccaccaaactttttgccacttgctttagggacggccggtgtttgtttgttttattgAAAGTGGAGATAGAGAAGTGAAAGGTAGAGAAGAGAAGCTTTTAACTGCAAATGCCtgctttttgttgttgtttggtTTATTATAACTTTATTTTTGGTTAAAATTAGAATTCTCTAAAATATTGTAATTGGCTTTGGAGCATTCTCCACTGGAATCAATTAGGGAGAAAAAAAtgaggaaaaataataaaatattaaccgatcacttcttatatttttaacttttatgttATTCATTTTCTGTcgaatatatagtaaaattgtGTTAACTTTAGCTATACAAACAAACAGCAAAAAAATAGtagtttttatttgaattttagctCATCCAAAAATCTACTTAAATATAAACTTCATCTTTGATGAAACAAGTAAGTCCTAACAAATCATgtgtagggatgtcaatgggtcggatATAATTGGATTTTGCAAACATCGAATCCGAAACCaaccttatatattttaataacaaataaaatttaaaacttaacatctaaaaatctaaataaaggACATtgtgataaatattttaatttagagcaatgatattaaaatttatggGGGTAGGAAAATGCATATATCTTTCAAAGCCTATTTAGATgtgtttataatatatatatagaagggataattgcctatatacccctcatgcgttcggaaatatccgatctacccctactttttttttctttctaaaatgcccctcatatgttccaccgttattccaaaatacccccgcagttatcccctgttagtttaactcgggttaaacatgagttaaatgtatactagagttaaaacctatataaaatacctattttacccCTAACTTATTATGCCAATTCCTTAAGttatcctctttctctcccaaagTCCCAACTTGATCGCCGACTCCTCCGCCTCCATGTCGCCGGCTCCCGCTGCCGGCGGGGCGGAAGCGGCGGCGCCTCCTGAGCACGGAGAGCGGGTTCTTCGCCCTCGCCAAGACCTTCGCCGCAGGCATCATCCTCGCCACGGGCTTCATCCACATGCTCTACGACGTCAAGGCCGCGCTCACTGACCCCTGCCTCCTCCGCTTCCCCTGTCGCTCCTTCCCCTTCTCCGGCTTCGTCGCCAtggccgccgccctcgccaccCTCGTCCTCGACTTCCTCGCCACCCAGTTCTACGAGCACAAGCACCgcgctgccgccaccgccgaGACCGACGCCACGGCAGAGGACGACGAGGGGCGCTCCATCACCACGGCGGCGCTGGAGCCACCcgtggacgaggacgaggacgagggctCCGCCAAGGGCGGCAACGCGGTGCACATCGTCAGGATGCGCGCGCACGCGGCGGCACACGGCcacagccaccaccaccacgGCCACGCCCACGGCCACGCGCACAGGCACGCGCACGAGGATGGGGACAAGGGCCAGGTCTCCTTGCACGTGCGCCACATCGTCGCCTCCCAGGTGCTCGATCTAAAGTCTAAACCACCCCTATTAGCTGTACATATCATCCTGTCACTAATGACAATTATTAAGTAATTAGcgcttaattatttaataactatGTTCCTGTAAATCAACTTTCGTGTTttttgatgataataataataataataactaatagatttattcatataatattttatttttatatagaaatattattatataatattttatttataaatttgtaattatttattaatatttttaaatatataactcttatatattattaatataagtttattataattttaaatatatttaatctattattaaatattataaaaataatatatatagtataatactgaatttttaaaaattatatataaaaactatatttgatcccgaatttttaattggtgagaACGTATAATAcctgtataaatcacgtatccgaataactgccgaatccgttttttagccgtatttttcaacgaatttaaaaattaaaagacgaattttatccgaattatatccctaccgaatttttgccgaatccgaattaactaactatgcctccagCTACCAAAGTTGGTTTAACTGCGATCGATCTcgacgtgcttaattaattaatttatatttgaagggcaaataagaaaaatatttgctatataaagggtatataagaaaagttagttacggtagaagggtatattggaatgggcaaaatggtaattttacagagataacggtAGTTCACTAACGGAGCTTAActccaggggtatattagaaagacttggaacataagaagggtattttcaatattagccttctaagaggggtatataagaaaaccGGGAACTTTTcaagggtatataggcaattgcccctttcTAAAATGTACAAATTCGGAGAAGAGTGTGGAAGGTGGTGGTATTTGCGGTGCACATGATTTCAGATGAACCGGGTGCAGGTAATAATAATTTCATTGTCCTACCGCGCATTAACTGGTGCTCACCTGCTCGTGGCGGTTTCAATACCGGCGAGTGATGGGGAATTAGGCCCAATAGGCCCATTGGGCCCATTAAGAAATTTTTACCTGGACCTGGTCCATTATAAACTGTGAttaacaaaagtttttttttaaaaaaaattgttgattttgagttatatttattttctttttttcccaaaataaaatagaaatttaaaattatcgcACTTAATAGCTCATATTTATGTTTTTAAAGGTCAAGctcaatttatttatcaaataaacTTGAGCCAATTTATAGCTAGATTGGACTAGTGTAGATTTCGGTGTAACCCGGGCCGTTTTTCTTGGAAATGTTTCATACAAAgcccaaaaaattaatatgatccTATCAAACAGTTAATATTTCAATAATATGACAACAGTATTGCCCGACCGATTCACCGGATTTATTACAGTGGCGATGGACTTCCAATCAACTATTCACTGTGAAATCCCTCTACGGCTTCTTTACTGACGCGGGCCAGAGAGATCCAAACCACCGACAAGCTGTGGAGATTAAAAATTCtagtcaaaatcaaaatcttcatcTGGATCCTACTACGCAAGAGATTACTTACTGCAGACAGATTGATACGCAGAGGCTGCCAGGTGGACGAGTACTGCATTTTCTGTGCAGTCGCACCTGAGAATTGCGATCACCTATTCAGGGACTGCGTCTTCATCAGATACCTTCAATTTAGGGTGGAAGGCTCGGGTATTAGTGAACTAGTCAGGGGGGACGTTATGCAGCTATGGTCTGAGACTGCCGAATCCCCAAATGCCGGGCAGAGATCGATAAGGCTCACATGATTGGCAGCAATCTGGTGGGTAGTCTGGACGGAACGCAACAAGATCATCTTCGGCGAGGAGTCTCCCAATGCTACCCGTGCTATTGGACGTGTTACCTCATTGATGAAAGCATGGACTGGAGTGCTTGACTCATGACTGTTACTTACTTCTGGCCATCTTTTCACAGTTTTCTTGGCTCGCTCGCGTCTGAGTCCTTTTTGTCTACTAACCTGTACtgtctttcttctttttttcagtTCATCTAGGAGACCTTAGCTGTCTTCATCATGTACGCTAAATTCAtttcgcttaatgaatgaagcatgtagcttactacctctttctcaaaaaaaaaaaaaaaggaaaaaaaaagacaattgagtgttgaaaaaaaaaaaatggtcgaCTTTTTATATCTGGTTAAATTTCGCACATCTGTCGTGCCTTATCACTACAAATCGTAGTAATTTGCCAGACGAAACTGGCACTAATTTGTCAAATGTTTTACTACTACTTttttaaaagatcaaaatacGTATAAATTATTACTAAGCTAAAATTAGTGGATTGGAACACTCTTTTACATGCTAATAAACTTTTTTATCAATTCAATGCACTCTCCACTCGTCTTCATGGGCCCCACCAGATATAATTCATGTAGAAGCAAACAAAAAGATACAACGAATTAAAtatagggagaaaaaaaaaattaaaattaatttgaaataataaatgAGAGCTggatttaataaaaaagaaaataattattggCTAACCACCATCAAggttataattataaatatatataagtataataaTGCGCCtctaatattaattttgctTTTGTCGCTTAGCCCCCGTAGACTTGGTCCACAGCCATTGGGTGGGCCGGGGCTGCTCCTAACCGTCGGATGAGGTGGGGAACGGTCGGAAGAAGACGACGAATCGTGCTCAATCAGGTCGGCGCGCCCGAACCCGTGGCAATTTCgtgtattttttgaaaataagtaaaaaaaaaaaattggtcgGAACGAGCGCCCGCATTACACCGTCCGATCTGCCTTCTAGGACGCTTTAAGATTCGTGCCATTTATAtgagaaataataattaattaaaaaacatATTGTCaggtataatatatatatatatatatatatatatatatatatatattttgttgttgtAAATTTCATATTTACTGGCAAAAAATGTTGGTATAAAACCTTGTGTGGGTTCTTCATCATTAATTTGCTTACACATTCTATTGAATAAAAaacttgtgtttttttttttaaaaaaaatgggtcaaaagtataagtatatatattttaaatttttctaagttGAAAACctcttaaatatataataaaatcatATGATCATCATATTCGATGTTATtgtaaaaacaaattaattaataatatgtcACGTTTCAAAATATTGTTCACATTTATAACGTAATTGTACCTCTCAACATCTTATAGATTCTTTATTAGCATGCAGTGCCCTagcatgtaattttttttttattctcctatggagaataataaaaaaaaaaagataggtgtaattatttcaaattattcAAAGGTAGTTGGTGTagagttaaatttatttactttttcgCGCCTAATTACTTCTTAAAAGAaatgatatttcaaaataaataaactatacGAATGAAAAtcatacaatatattttttaggaaaaaaaagaaaaaacaagaaaataatGCGATAAAATTTTTTCGCAAAGCCAAATTATCAGCAATTATTCGCgtttaaaaattaagtaacATTGTTTGTTATAGTAATCAAACTCTCGATCATAGCTCTACCTAAACCTATGTGACATTGACTAATGCACAATTATTAGAAATCACTAggctatattatttattaaaaaaaaaacagctaaTAATAATTGGATCACACGCGTAATACAACACAGCTATCGAaataatttatccaaaaataaatttaacactATGGATAGGCTTTTAATGAACATCTGTCCATGTTGTTAATTAGAATAAGAACGAATTTTAAAGCATGTCACACGTATTAGTCCAccactgtatatatataagaataaatctACTTTGGATATCACAAAGAGCTAAGTTTTGGGTGATATTAAAATTGACCCTAAGCTTAATGGCTACAAAGAAGGGGTCCAAACTAAGCCTCAAAACAGGGGTGGCTGTTAGTAAGAGTTGTCTCTCGCTTATCGACCGTCGGATGGCGATCGGACGGCTGCGAGGAGGTGTTGAACATTTTGGAATTAGATGTGATTACAGTAATCTGATGTGTACTTTGAAGTTAGTAATTATCCAGTCATtttgctcatatatatatatatatatagagagagagagagagagagagagagtgagcgtgtgtgtgtgtgagtacCACGACTATAAAGCCTTTGTCCTTTCAACTCATTTTGAATAATCAgaatttcaaattgataatcagtATCGTTGAATTAATCTGAACTAGtagaaaatatttagaaaccaaattttgtaattttaaaaaatgattatcAAATCCATCGAAAAGTCGAAAATGAACGGCCAAAAACAAATGACCTTCTAAAAACAGAGATtggattttctaaatttatgatcAGAGTTATTAAACATTATGTAaagagtataaaaaattttctatcaaaaattcaatcggtttggattactctacaccgttaaacaagcaaatgaCTCATATAAATCGTAAAAAACTGtcaattttgttatcttttgatcactatataaataaatttgaaaatttataaaatttagttcctaGACAATTCAAATACTCCGGATCAACTTCAATTGTTCAGATTATCGATTCTggatctctatcatcaaaaacgattTGATAGGACGAATTGAAGGTCTCTATCATCCTAAAAGAATACCATACATCTATTCATCTAATGACCGAAAATTTATGTGTACAAAGagatctatacttataaaaatatagtagctctaatctataaatatatatatagccacataatgtttttgtttttttcccatCCTAACAAATACAAAAGGCAACATAAACGTAATTATATTCACCCTATTGTTCATAATtggaagaaaattttatatttatttatattttttagcttTATAAGATAACAAGAGCATATATTGATTAATTGATGAACTCAATTAATTCATTGGAATATGTGGGGTTTGTCATGTTTTAAGATTTGAAAACATTGGGGAGCATCCTCTCAAAAAGAattaacaaaaaacaaaaagcaaaaaaacaaaaaaagggaaaaagaaaggaaacatTGTGGGGCATTGATGTGGAAATTTGGCCATTGATGTGGAAATTTGGCATTGACCTAATTATTAATCGACATTAATTGGATCAAATGGTTGTTCCTTTTAAGataaaaagcatcaaaatcaaGTCCAAAGTATACACGTAGGTAAGTTGGAATATTGCAGAATTATCGTTCGAGTAGAGCTGTTACAATACACgctattatatattttcactTAGTCGCCAAATAGCTTTTCGCTGTAATGGAAAGTATAAAAACAGTAAATTATAACGCTTCTCTTATGgagctaaaaaatttattttggctTGTCACTCTAATGAGAACTTTTAGACTTGGATTAGGAAAATTGTCCCAAGAAGAGAGGCTAAGAAACTACTGATTAATCAGGGACGTCAAATAATGTGATATTAATTATAGATAATTCTAAACTCGTGGGTTTAATTAATCTTAAGCATGCATagtttatttttgaaagaatGATTTACCCAACTACCCTCATTGTTCATCAGAAATTTTGAAttcagctagaaatgtaaaacaATTCGGCTTCAAACTTGGAACTCTGAATACCAATCATTAAGTTTTTACTCAGATACATTAGGCATAATTATTTTTAGCACGCATATTTTTTACTCTTATCTTATTTGTCAAGTCCATGagtttgttatatatatttattgtgcaCATGAACAGgtgtattaaatatatttttgcataACTTTTTTTATCAAAGAACCTACAAAAAATAGATTTGTAGATGCATTATTACACATCTATTAAGTCAATTATGCTAATATATATCATCACCCAGCTTAGCAAGtaattttctctaaaatatGTTAGTAGCAAGCCAGCAAATAGTACAATTCTCACATCTTTTTATAAATACCAAAAATTGTGAAAAGCTTAAAAACAATTCTAGTGCACATGGGGGGGGTGGAGCCCTTGTCCTTTAATTAGTACATTGGTAATGTCCTTAAACATGTACAATAGCCCCATCTTTTGATACCCCTTATTTATTATAATCTATCACTTACTATATGAATGAAATGATTCAAAGTAGAGTACTCACACCTAATTGAAGCAACCCCTCATTTGTCCTTTTACTAACATGGCCCTTCAATTTACTATATAAACCACCATCTTATACAtcgacgagaaaaaaaaaaagacccaaATTATGCGTTAGAGCTAGAGACACAGAGAAATAGGAGGGGAGGGAATTGATGGGGAATAGTCTTAGATGCTGTTTAGCTTGTGTGTTGCCCTGCGGGGCCCTCGACGTGATCCGAGTGGTCCACCTCAGCGGCCACGTGGACGAGTATAGTCGCCcgatcgccgccgccgaggtGCTCGCCGCGAACCCGAACCACGTGCTCAGCAAGCCGTGCTCGcaggccggcggcggcggcgcgcggtgGATCCTCATCGTGTCGCCCGAGTCCGAGCTCAGGCGCGGCGACATCTACTTTCTGATCCCCGCGACGTCGACGTCTGTATCGTCGATCgcggagagaaagaagaagtgCGCACAGAAAATaaatcagcaacagcaacagcagcagcagcagcagcagcagcagcagcaatcgAAAAAGTCAGCATCGATGAGCGACGACGAGAGTCATAATCGTTACCTGGCGGAAGTAATGTCGGAGAAGCACTCCGGGGGGCCGAGGAGGCGACGGAGCGGGGCTCGGGTCGCGGTGTGGCGGCCGCACCTCGAGAGCATTTGCGAGGATGTTTAGCGTTATTTTTCGACGGGGCTTGTCGCTACGCCGCGCGAAATTTTATCCTTGCAAATAgttggagaggaggagggggtttTCGGGGAGTTGGCTAATCATGTATTAATGCATGGGTAATATTTCTCTTAATTTCTGTGATTATTGgctttttttaaaatgaaatccatgcatgtaatatatatatata includes the following:
- the LOC109727460 gene encoding uncharacterized protein LOC109727460, whose protein sequence is MGNSLRCCLACVLPCGALDVIRVVHLSGHVDEYSRPIAAAEVLAANPNHVLSKPCSQAGGGGARWILIVSPESELRRGDIYFLIPATSTSVSSIAERKKKCAQKINQQQQQQQQQQQQQQQSKKSASMSDDESHNRYLAEVMSEKHSGGPRRRRSGARVAVWRPHLESICEDV
- the LOC109727655 gene encoding zinc transporter 10-like, whose protein sequence is MLYDVKAALTDPCLLRFPCRSFPFSGFVAMAAALATLVLDFLATQFYEHKHRAAATAETDATAEDDEGRSITTAALEPPVDEDEDEGSAKGGNAVHIVRMRAHAAAHGHSHHHHGHAHGHAHRHAHEDGDKGQVSLHVRHIVASQVLDLKSKPPLLAVHIILSLMTIIK